The genomic segment GCGCCGTGCTCCGCGTAGCTCTGCGCGATGTCTGCCGGGATGAACTCCTCGCGCAGCACGCCCTTGCTCGGGCTGGCCTTCTTGATCTCGGCGATCACGGCGCTGCGGCCGGCCGCGATCCTGCGCCGCAGCGCGCCTTCGAAGTCGCGCGTGAGCACGCGGCTCTCGGCGTCCGCGCGCATCTCCTCCAGCGACACCTTCCGCTTCGCCGCCGCGATCTCCTCGCGCTTGACGGCGACGATCTTGTCGAGGATGTCAGCCATGTCTCAAGCGGCCAGCTGCTTCGTCAGCGTGACGAGCCGCTCCATCCGCGACTTCGCCGCGCCGGACGCCACCGCTTCACGCGCACGCTCGATGCCGGCACGGATGTCACCCACCACGTTGGCCGCGTACAGCGCCACGCCGGCATTGAAGACGACGATGTCGCGGGCCGCGCCGGGCTGGTCGTCCAGCACCGACATCAGCATCGCCCGAGACTGGTCCGCCGTCTCGACCTTCAGCGCGCGGTTGCTCGCCATCGGCAGGCCGAAGTCCTCGGGATGGATCTCGTACTCGGACACCTGGCCGTCCTTGAGTTCGCCCACCATCGTGGCCGCGCCGAGGCTGACTTCGTCCATGCCGTCGCGGCCGTAGACCACCATCGCGTGCTCCGTGCCCAGCCGCTGCAGCGCCCGCACCTGGATGCCGACCAGGTCCGGGTGGAAGACGCCCATCAGGATGTTGGGCGCGCCCGCGGGATTGGTCAGCGGCCCCAGGATGTTGAAGATGGTGCGCACGCCCAGCTCCTTGCGCACGGGCGCGACGTTCTTCATCGCCGGATGGTGGTTGGGCGCGAACATGAAGCCGATGCCCACTTCCTGCACGCAGCGCGCGATCGCTTCGGGTGCCAGGTTGATGTTCACGCCCAGGCTCTCCAGCACGTCGGCGCTGCCGGACTTGCTCGACACGCTGCGCCCGCCGTGCTTGCTCACCTTCGCGCCGGCCGCGGCGGCCACGAACATCGAGCAGGTCGAGATGTTGAAGGTGTGCGAGCCGTCGCCACCGGTGCCGACGATGTCCACCAGGTTCTTCTTGTCCGCGAT from the Ramlibacter henchirensis genome contains:
- the trpD gene encoding anthranilate phosphoribosyltransferase — encoded protein: MPITPQEALQRTIEHREIFHDEMLKIVRLIMSGELSPVMTAALITGLRVKKETIGEITAAAEVMREFSTKVHIADKKNLVDIVGTGGDGSHTFNISTCSMFVAAAAGAKVSKHGGRSVSSKSGSADVLESLGVNINLAPEAIARCVQEVGIGFMFAPNHHPAMKNVAPVRKELGVRTIFNILGPLTNPAGAPNILMGVFHPDLVGIQVRALQRLGTEHAMVVYGRDGMDEVSLGAATMVGELKDGQVSEYEIHPEDFGLPMASNRALKVETADQSRAMLMSVLDDQPGAARDIVVFNAGVALYAANVVGDIRAGIERAREAVASGAAKSRMERLVTLTKQLAA